Proteins from a genomic interval of Cryptococcus neoformans var. grubii H99 chromosome 8, complete sequence:
- a CDS encoding cytochrome c oxidase subunit 7, which yields MPVAPVVGKLRKRLITDLTASIGIGLAGAYTFWYTVHLPMVKKRDDYYLRLEQAKSS from the exons ATGCCCGTCGCTCCTGTTGTTGGCAAG CTCCGAAAGAGGCTCATCACTGACCTTACCGCCTC CATCGGTATCGGTCTCGCCGGCGCCTACACCTTTTGGTACACTGTCCACCTCCCCATGG TCAAGAAGCGTGACGACTACTACCTCCGTCTCGAGCAGGCCAAGTCCTCTTAA